Below is a window of Geomonas oryzisoli DNA.
CGTATTCTCGAAGGAGATTCCTTCACCGTAGATGCCGCCAAGAACGGGCACGCTGCCATAGAGCTTTTGCAGCAGAAACAGTTCGACCTGATCATCACCGATCTGAAGATGCCTGGCATGAGCGGCTTTGAGGTGCTGAACGCGGTCAAGATACTGCAACCGGACACCCCGGTGATCATGATTACCGGCTTCGCCACCGTGGAGACCGCCGTCGAGGCCATGAAGAACGGCACCGTCGATTACATCGTCAAGCCTTTCACCCCGGAGCAGATCCTGGAGAAGGTGCACCTGGCGCTGGAGCAGAAGAAGACTACGGTAGAAGATATCGTGGTGAAGAAGGAGATCGACTGCCACCACGGCTTCGACGAGTTCGTCGGGGAAAGCCGGGAGATGCAGAAGGTCTACCGCCGCATCATCCAGGTCGCCGCCACCGACAGCACCGTCCTTATCACCGGCGAGAGCGGCACCGGCAAGGAAGTCGCCGCCCGCGCCATCCACAAGCACAGCTCCAGGCGCGACCAGCCCTTCGTCGCCGTCGACTGCACCGCCCTCGCCGAGAACCTCCTGGAGAGTGAACTTTTCGGCCACGTGAAAGGTTCCTTCACCGGCGCGATGCAGACCAAGATGGGCCTTCTGATGGTCGCCGACGGCGGGACGCTCTTCCTCGACGAGGTCTCCAATATCAGCCTCTCCACCCAGGCGAAGCTTCTGCGCGTGCTGCAGGAGCGCCAGGTCACCCCGATCGGCGGCACCCAGCCGGTCTCCTTCAACATCCACCTCGTCGCTGCCACCAATCGCAGCCTGAAGGCCATGGTGGCCGAGGGGAAATTCCGGGAAGACCTCTTCTTCCGCCTCAACATCATCCCGCTGGAACTCCCACCCCTGCGCGAGCGCAAGGGGGACATCCCGCTCCTGATCCGCCACTTCATGAACAAGTTCGTGGAGGAGGTCGGTAAGGACGTGCGCGGCATCTCTCCGGAGGCGATGCACTTTCTGGAGAACTACGCCTACCCCGGCAACGTCCGCGAACTGGTCAACACCATCGAGCGCGCCGTGGTCCTGTGCGAGGGGGACGTGATCCAGAAGGAAAATCTCGAGTTGGGCGAAGCGGCCGAGGTGTGCAGCACCGGGTTTGACGGTTTCGTCCCCACCAACGCCGAGGCCCTCAAGGAGATGAAGCGCCACATCCGCGACCGGTCGGTCGAAAACGTGGAGAAGGCGTTCGTGATCCAAGCCCTGAAGCGCAACAACTGGAACATCTCCCGCGCCGCCGAGGAAACCGGCATGCTGCGCCCCAACTTCCAGACCATGTTGAAGCGCCTGGGCATTTCCGTTAAGGACTACTTCGGCCGGTAAGCCCCCCGCAGCACTCCCCCCGCTGCAGAGCCGGCTCCCTTCCGACAGCTGCCACCGCGGCCGATACTGTCTCTGCGCCACAACCTCATCTCTCTTTCCTCACAGCCGTCTCTCTTTAATTATGCACCGGCTCATGGCGAGCTTTTTCCAATGTGTTAAACTCAATGCGTGTTTCTCTTAGCGGCCGTCACCGGCAGGGGAGAGCGTGCATGAAACAGATCAACAGTGAAAGAAAGCTGACCCCCCTCAATATCTCGATCGTCTATGCCGTAGTCGGTGTCCTCTGGGGCGCCGCGTCCTGTCTGTTCCCCGCAGTGCTGGCACATAAAACCTCCATGTACCTCTCCGTGGAAACCCTGAACCACGCCTTCTTCATACTTGCCACGGCTGCGCTGCTTTACCTTTTGATCAGCCGCAGCGAGGGGGATGTGGTGCGCGGCAGGGAGTCGCTGTTCAGGGTGAACCGGGCGCTGAAGACCTTCAGCGGCTGCAACCAGGCTCTGGTGCGGGCTACCGAGGAGCTGCAGCTGATGAAGGACATCTGTCGCACCATAGTCGAGACCGGGGGCTACCGGCTGGCCTGGGTGGGGATGGCCGAGCATGACGACTGGAAGACGGTGCGCCCCGTGGCGCAGTGGGGCGACCAGGGAGGGTACCTTACCAAGCTGGACATGAGTTGGGCGGATATCGACCGGGGCCGCGGGCCCACCGGCACCGCCATCAGGACCGGCACTACGCGTATTGTCCAGAATATCCGCTACGATGCCAGCTGGGCGCTGTGGCGGGAGGAGGCCTTGAAGCACGGCTTCGCCGCCTCTATTTCACTGCCGCTGGTGAACGAAGGGCGCCCGCTGGGCGCACTGGTGATCTTTGCGGGGGAAAAGCGGGCCTTCGGCAAGCAGGAAGTGAAGCTCCTGGAACAGTTGGCGGATGATCTCTCCTTCGGCATCGCCACCTTGCGCATCGACGCGGAGCGCAAGAAGGCGGAACAGGAGATCATGCTGCTTGCCTCGGTGATCGAACAGTCCAAGGAAGGGCTCATCCTCTTCGACAGCGATGGCACCATAAAGTACGTGAATCCGGCCATAGAGACCATAACCGGACACGACGCACAGTCCGCGGTCGGCCGCAACGTCGCCGCCCTTGGCGACGGCGAAGGCGGTGCCGAGCTCTACCGCTCCGTATGGGACGACCTCACCAAGGGGGAGCGCCGGACGGGCGGGCATTTCATCC
It encodes the following:
- a CDS encoding sigma-54-dependent transcriptional regulator gives rise to the protein MHILVVDDESVIREGLARILEGDSFTVDAAKNGHAAIELLQQKQFDLIITDLKMPGMSGFEVLNAVKILQPDTPVIMITGFATVETAVEAMKNGTVDYIVKPFTPEQILEKVHLALEQKKTTVEDIVVKKEIDCHHGFDEFVGESREMQKVYRRIIQVAATDSTVLITGESGTGKEVAARAIHKHSSRRDQPFVAVDCTALAENLLESELFGHVKGSFTGAMQTKMGLLMVADGGTLFLDEVSNISLSTQAKLLRVLQERQVTPIGGTQPVSFNIHLVAATNRSLKAMVAEGKFREDLFFRLNIIPLELPPLRERKGDIPLLIRHFMNKFVEEVGKDVRGISPEAMHFLENYAYPGNVRELVNTIERAVVLCEGDVIQKENLELGEAAEVCSTGFDGFVPTNAEALKEMKRHIRDRSVENVEKAFVIQALKRNNWNISRAAEETGMLRPNFQTMLKRLGISVKDYFGR